The Streptomyces sp. NBC_00775 genome includes the window CCGCCCCGAGGTGGGCTACCGGGCCAACAATGCGCTGACCGGCCACCTTTCACCCATCGTGAAGCCGAAAGAGGTAGCGGGCCGGTTCGAGGCCGAGCCGGAACTCGTCGCGGTGATCGGCCGCACGCTGCGGAACGCCACCCAGGAGGAAGCCCGCAAGTCCATCTTCGGCTGGACGATCGGCAACGACGTCAGCGCCCGCACTTGGCAGCATGAGGACCGAACCTTCTGGCGCAGCAAGAACAGCGACACGTTCAAGCCCATGGGGCCCTGGATCGAGACCGACGTCGACGCCCTGGCGCAGACGACCACCCTCCGCGTCAACGGAGAGGTCCGCGCGTCGTTCCCGACCGGCGACATGGTCTTCGACCCCTTCGACTACATCGTCGAGATCACCAAGCACATCACCATGCAGCCCGGCGACGTGCTGTGGATGGGCGCCGAATCCACCTGCCAGATCGAGGCGGGAGACGTCGTCGACGTCCAGATCAGCGGAATCGGCGTGCTCTCCAACCCCGTACATCCAGAAGGGAACCACGTATGAGCAACGCACCTCGCTACATCCACCACGTCAACTTCCCCACCACCGACTCCGACCGGACCGCCGAGTGGTACGCGAAGGTCTTCGGGATGAAGCGGATCATGCCCAAGTCCAACACCCGTGTGGTGCTGATGACCCGCGGCAACTTCGACCTGCACTTCACCCCGGTCGAGGAGATGGAGCGCATGGCGCCCTATCACTTCGCGGTCGAGGTCGACGACTGGGACGACTTCCTCGCCCACCTCAAGGAGCTGGGCATCCGTCACACCCGGCCGATCGAACGCCCTGAGAACCAGTCCAAGTTCTGCTATATCCACGACCCCGACCACACCATGATCGAGCTGGTCTGGCACGGCAAGCGCCCCAACTGACCGCGCACCGCAAGGACTTCACGACCCCGTACCACGAGGAGTTCACCCCCATGCCCATCGCCGACTCCGACGGCACCTCCATCTACTACGAGCGCCACGGCAGCGGTCCGGCGATCCTGTTCGTGCACGGCAGTGGTGGCCATCACGCCATCTGGTGGCAGCAAGTGGCCGCGCTGCGCGAGGAGTTCACGGTCGTCACCGTGGACCTGCGCGGCTTCGGCAAGTCCGACTCGTCCATGCCCGAGTTCGACGGCCAGGACTTCCCCGGCGACCTTATAGCCGTACTCGACCAGGAGGACCTGACCGACGTCATGCTCGTCGGCCAGTCCATCGGCTCCGTCGCCGCACTGCGCGCCGGTCTGCTGCGCCCCGAGCGGGTCAGCTCCGTCGTCCTTGGCCACTCGCTCGGCGGCATCAGCCACCCCGAGCTGAAGGAACTGGCCGCCGCCGACCGCGCCGAGGCCGTCAAGCTGCCGGTGATCGACCGCCTGCTCACCAAGAAGTTCCAGCAGGAACGGGCCGATCTCACCTTCCTCTTCCAGCAGATGGGCACCTTCAACGTCGCCAAGATGCAGGATCTGCGCAACCTCGACACCAACGGCCCGTCCCTGGAGGACATCCAGAACTCGGGCGTCAAGGTTGCCTTCCTGGCCGGTGAGAAGGACGCGGTGCTCAGTGTGAAGACCGTGACCCGCGCGCACGAGCTGCTGGCCGGCTCGCACCTGGAGATCGTCCCGGACGGCCCGCACTCCATGTACTGGGAGACGCCCGAGCAGTACAACGCGGCCGTCGCCGACCTCCGCCGCACCCTCACCGCACAGAAGGAAACAGCATGAGCAGCCTCACCCTCGACGCCGCCGAAGAGATCGTCGACGCCGCTCTGAAGCGCGCCCAGTCGCTCGGGAAGGCGGTGAGCGTCGCCGTGGTGGACGCCGGCGGCTTCGTCATCAGTGTCCGCCGCTCGGACGGGGCGCGTCCCCTCACCCCGGACATCGCCCGCGCCAAGGCCTACACCGCGGCCGTGATGCAGCGGCCCGGCAAGATGCTGAAGAAGTGGCAGGAGAGCCAGCCGGTCTTCTTCTCCCAGCTCTCCCAGCTGCCCGGCGCTGCCCTGCCGATCATGGCCACCGAGGGCAGCGTCACCATCAAGAAGGACGGCGAGATCATCGGCGGCCTCGGCATCGCGGGCGGCACCGCGGACGAGGACCAGCAGGTCGCCGACGACGTCCTCGAATCCCTCGGCTACGAGCTGGAGTTCGCCGCCTGGGGCGTCGCGGGCAAGCCGGCGGAGCACGCAGACCACGCCGAGCACGCGGAGAACACCGAGAAGGGGGCCTGAACCATGGCGGATACCTTCAACTACCGCATCGACCACCACGGCAGCCTGATCCGTCCGGCCACGCTCCTGACGGCCCGCGCCGCGGGTGACACCGAGGCTCTGGCCGAGGCCGAACTCGAGGCGGTCAAGGAGGCGGTGGCCTACCAGCGCAGGCTGCGCACCACGGTCGTCACCGACGGCGACTTCCCCCGTGAGGACTTCCGCAGCGCGGTCTTCGACGGCGTCTCCGGCTTCCGGCGGACCGACGAGAAGACCCCCGACGGCCTGCCCCGCTGGGTGGCGGAGTCCCTGCCGAAGGCCAACGGCCCGCTGCTGGCCGACTGGGCCGGCCGGCTCGCCGAGCTGACGGTGATCGCCCCCAAGGCGTCCCTGCCGTCCCCGGCCTACCTGGCCGCCACCACCTTCGAGCCCGAGCTGGCGGCGTCGGGCGGCCCCGCCTCGGCCCGCGAACTCGGCGAGGCCCTGGCGGAGATCATCCACGCGGAGATCGAGCTGCTGGTGTCCCGGGGCGTGCGCCTGATCCAGCTGAACAACCCGCTGCTCCTCGGCCACATCGCCGCGGACCCGGCCGCCGCCGGCGCACTGTCCTTCGAGGACGCGCTGGCCGTGGAGGCTCTGGCGGTACGCCTGGACGAGCGCCCCGAGGGTGTGCGGATCGGCGTCTCTCCCGGCTGGCAGGCGCCCGCCGCGGTGGACCGGGTCCGGGCCGAGCGCCTGTACGGCGAGGTACCGGCGGACCGCTGGATCCTGCCGTACGACAAGGGAACCGCGGCCGAACTCGACCTGCTCAGGGCGCTGCCGGAGGACCGGGACGCGTGCCTGGGCGTCGTGGACGCGACCGCGCCCGAACTCGAGGACCTCGACACGGTGCTGGCCCGCATCGACGCCGGCGCCGAGCTCAAGGACATCGAGGACATGGCCCTCGCGCCGTCCCGCGGCTTCGCCGACTCGGCCGCCCGGCCGCTGCTCGGCGCCGAGGACCAGCGGCGCAAGCTGGTCCTGATCGAGACCCTCGCCCGCTACTGCTGGGGCAACGAGTTCTGACCCCTGGCCAACGAGGGGCCGGGAAGCGCACCCGCGCTTCCCGGCGGGGCCTCAGAGGACCTCGGCGAAGGTCACGGTCCGCTCCGTCAGAAGCGGCAGCACGCACCCCACGATGAGCTCGGCGAAGTGGTCCGCCGCCTTGTGCGCCTCGAAGCCGGCACGGTCGGTGTACTGCTCGTAGAGCATGAACGAGCCCGGCTGGTCGACCTCCGCGTGGACCTCGTAGGCGAGGTTCGCGGGCTCGGTCGGCGTGAGGTCGCGCATCTTCAGCAGCGCGGCGCGTACGGTCGCCTCGTCGGCGGGTGCGCACCGGTAGTGGGCGACGACAGCGAATGCCATGTGTTTCCTCCGGGTGGGTGTGCTGTGATACCCGCCGATTCCAGCATGAATCCCCTGATGAGCGACCTGCGCGGAGCGAAAGCTATGTCTGCCGCCGCGGGGCTGGTCGCCAGGCCCCCCTGTCGTGTGTTGTCGTTCCGACCCCTGGCCGTCCCGTCCGATCCGGTCCGATCCGGCCCACGGCCGTCCATCTGGTTCACCGCGGCCCCGCACCGCGGCAGACGAGAGAAGTGATCTTCATGCGAACCCTGGAAACGCTCTCCGGCGGAGAGTGGGTGGCGACCGGCGAGTGGATCGACGTCCACGACCCCTCCGACCTGCGCATCCCCGTCGCCCGAGTTCCCGCGCTGAGCGCCGCCGACGTCACCCGCGCCTACGACCACGCCGAGCAGGGCTTCGCCGTCTGGAAGCGCACCAGCCCCTTCGAGCGTGCCCGGATCATGACCGAAGCGGCCCGGCTGCTGCGCGAGCGTGTCGAGCAGATCGCCGAGGACGTGGCCACCGAGATGGGCAAGACCCGCGCCGAGGCGACGGGCGAGACCATCAAGGCCGCCGACTTCCTGGAGTACTACGCGGGCATCGCCCGCCAGGGCTACGGCACGCTCGTACACGACGTACGCCCGGACACCCGCACCCACCACCAGCGCGAACCCCTCGGTATCGTCCTCGCGATCACCCCGTGGAACGACCCGCTGATCACCCCGGCCCGCAAGCTGGCGCCCTGCCTCGCGGCCGGCAACGCGGCCATACTCAAGCCGGCCACCGACACCCCGCAGGCCGCCCTGCACTTCGCCCGCGCCCTGCACGACGCGGGCCTGCCGGCCGGCGTCCTCAACGTGGTCACCGGCCGCGGCGCGCAGATCTCCGAGCCGCTGCTCTCCGACCCGCGCCTGGCCGCGCTCACCTTCACCGGCAGCAACGAGGTCGGCGAGGCCCTGCGTGCCCGGCTCGCCGCCACCAACGTCCGCTTCCAGGGCGAACTCGGCGGCAAGAACGCCACCGTCGTCCTCGCCGACGCCGACCTGAGCGCCGCCGCCAAGGCCGTCGTCGCCGCGGGCTTCGCGCAGGCCGGGCAGCGCTGCACCGCCACCAGCCGGGTCATCGTCGAACGGTCCGTGTACGAGGAGTTCACCGCTCTGCTGCTCGCCGAGGCCGCCGCGCTGCGCGTCGGTCCGGGCCTCGCCGAGGGCACCACGATGGGGCCGCTGGTCAGCGCCAAGCAGCGCGACAGCGTCGTGTCCGACATCGAGCGCGCCGTCAAGCAGGGCGCGACGGTCCTCGCCGGCGGCGACCAGCCGGCGGACGAGGCCCTCGGCCACGGCTGCTACGTCAATCCCACCGTGCTCGGTGACGTGACCCCGGATCTGGACATCTGGCGCGAGGAGGTGTTCGGACCGGTCGTGGCCCTGCGCCCGGTGGACTCCTTCGAGGAGGCGGTCGAGGCGGTCAACGACTCCGTCTTCGGCCTCGCCGCCGCCGTGTTCACCCAGAACCTCGGAGCCGCATACCGCTTCGCCGACGAGGCCGAGTGCGGCCAGATCGCCGTGAACACCACCACCTCCGGCTGGGACGTCCACCACCCCTTCGGCGGCTTCCGCGACTCCGGGTCGCCGTTCAAGGAGCAGGGCGAGGAGGCCCTGCGCTTTTACACCCGCGTCAAGACTGTCGCCATCCACTTCGGTGCCTGACGCTCTTGAGATCGGACGTCAGGAAGCAAAGGAGGAAGCCGATGGCTGACGAGACGATCGGCATCGTCGGAGCCGGCATCGTGGGTCTGGCCACGGGCCGCGAGATCGCCCTGCGCCGCCCCGGCACCCGTGTCGTGGTGCTGGAGAAGGAGCAGCAGGTCGCCGTCCACCAGACCGGGCACAACTCGGGCGTGGTGCACGCCGGGATCTACTACGCGCCGGGCAGCCTCAAGGCCGACCTGTGCGTACGGGGCGTATCCGTCCTGCGCGAGTACTGCCAGGACCGGGGACTGCCGTACGAGGAGATCGGCAAGCTCGTCGTGGCGGTGCGCCAGGACGAGCTGGGCCGGATGGAGAGCCTCTACGAGCGGGCCCGGAACAACCACGTACCCGATCTGCGGAAGATCTCCAAGGAGGAGATCAAGGAACTCGAACCCCACGCCGGCGGCATCGCGGCCCTGCACTCCCCGCGCACCGCGATCACCGACTACCCGGCGATCGCCCGGGAGTTCGCCAAGGACATCGAGGCCTCGGGCGGCGAGGTGAGACTCGGCTTCCCCGTCACCTCCATCACCAATGTCCCGGGCGGCATCGAGGTGGGCTCCGGGCAGGAGCGGGTCCGGGTCGACCGGCTGATCCTCTGCGCGGGCCTGCACTCGGACTCCGTCGCCAAGCTCGCCCAGGACAAGAAGGAGCCGAAGATCATCCCCTTCCGGGGTGAGTACATGCTCCTCAGGCCGGAGCGGACGGACCTGGTGCGCGGGCTCATCTACCCGGTCCCGGACCCGCGTTACCCCTTCCTCGGCGTGCACTTCACCCCGCGCGTCGACGGCTCGGTGGAGGTCGGTCCCAACGCCGTCCTGGCACTCGCCAAGGAGGGCTACAAACTCAGCCGCGTCTCGCTCAAGGACCTCGCCGGGCTCGCCGCCTACCCCGGCGCGTGGAAGATGGCCGCCCAGCACTGGAAAACGGGCATCAAGGAATACCGCGGCTCGCTGTCCATGGCGTCCTTCATGAAGGACGCCAAGCTGTACGTCCCTGGCGTCGGCGTCCCGGACGTGGTCCGCGGCGGAGCCGGTGTACGCGCCCAGGCGCTGGACCCGGACGGCACGCTCGTGGACGACTTCCGCATCCACCAGACGGGCCGGATCACCGCCGTCCGCAACGCGCCCTCGCCGGCCGCCACGGCCTCCATGGCGATCGCCGAGCACATCGCGGGCGCCGTTTTCGGCGACGCCCGCGCAACCTGAAAATGCCCTGCGTACAGCGCACTTCCGCGCAAGTACTGCTTGCATCCCCAGGGCTCGGCAAGGCCTCGCGACCCGCCTAGCGTTCCTTCCGCACCACCTCACCACCCCCTTCGGCAGAAAGAGTTGAAGACATGTTCGTTGTCGACACCCAGATCCACATCTGGAAGGAAGAGACCCCGGACCGCCCCTGGGTCCCGGGCGCGCGGGAGCGCATCCGCCTCAACGGTCACCGCGAGGAGGCCTTCTCCTACGAGGAGGCCCTGGAGCTGATGGACGAGGCGGGCATCAACCGGGCGCTGATCCTGCCCCCCTCCTGGGAGGGCAACCGCATCGACTACGCGCTGGAGGCGTGCGAGGCGCACCCGGACCGCTTCGGCATCATGGCCCGCGTCCCGCAGGACAACGAGGTCGAGGGCACCGCGATGCTCAAGGACTTCGCGCAGAACCCGCACATCAAGGGAACGCGGCTGACCTTCCACCGGCCGCAGGACCGCAACTGGATGATCGACGGCACCAACGACTGGTACTGGCCGGTCGCCGAGGAGCTCGCCGTCCCGACCATGGTCCACGCCCCGATCTGGAAGCGTGAGCTCGGCCAGATCGCCGCCAAGCACCCCGGCCTGAAGATCATCATCGACCACATGGGCATCATGGCCCGCTGCGTCGACGACGCGATCGGCTACTGGGTGGCGGAGACCGCCGACCTGGCCAAGCACCCCAACATCTACGTCAAGGTCTCGGCCCTCCCCGGCTACTCGACGCAGCCCTTCCCGAACAAGAACATCGAGCAGTACGTGCGCGAGATGGTCGACAAGATGGGCCCGGAGCGCTGCTTCTACGGCACCGACATCACCCGCCTGCTCGGCCACGGCATCACGTACACCGACACCGTCGAGCAGTTCACCAAGCACTACGACTTCACGCCCGAAGAGCTTGAGTGGATCATGGGCCGCGGCATCAGCGAGGTCCTCGACTGGCCGATCGAGGGCTGAGGAAGCAAGAGAGATGACGGACACCAAGAACACTCCAGGCGTCGACGGCGGTGACGCCGTCGTCTCCGCCTTCAACGCCGTCGGCGCCGACTACATCTTCTGCTCATCGGGGTCCGAATGGGCCCCGGTCTGGGAGTCCCTGGCCCGGCGCCACCGTGACGGTGAGCCCGCGCCGGAGTACCTGGACCTCACCCACGAGACGGTGGCGGTCGGCATGGCCACCGGCTACGGGCTCGTCACCCGCCGCCCGCAGGCCGTGCTCCTGCACGCGGCCCCCGGCCTGCTCCAGGGTTCGATGGCGGTGCACGGCGCGCTCCTGGCCGGCGTTCCGATGGTGGTCACCTCCTCGGAGTCGACCACCTACGGCGACGGCCCCGGCCAGGACCCGGGCGGCCAGTGGTACCGCAACCTGTCGATCGTGGGCGGACCGCACCAGATCGCCCAGCCGTTCACCAAGTGGTCCAACGAGGCCGCCAGCGTCCACACCCTGCCCACGATGATCACCCGGGCGGCGGAACTGGCCTGGCGGGCGCCCGCGGGCCCGGCGTACCTGAACATCCCGCTGGAGATCCTGCTGGAGGAGTGGGACGGCCGCGAGGCCAAGCCCATCGTGCCGCCGGGCTCCACGCACAGCTCGCCCGAAGAGGTCGACCCGGTCGCCCAGATGATCCGCGAGGCGAAGAACCCCGTGATCGTCACGGAGACGGCCGGCCGTGAGGCGGGCGGCTTCGAGGCACTCGTCGCCTTCGCCGAGGCGTGGAACATCCCGGTCGTCGAGCCCGACTCGGCGGTGTGCGGCAACTTCCCGCGCACCCACCCGCTGCACGCGGGCAGCGACATCGGCCCGTGGATGGACGAGGCGGACCTCATCCTCCTCGTCAACTGCCGGGCCCCGTTCTACCCGCCGTCGCGCCGCCCGTCCAAGGCACAGATCGTCGTCATCGACGAGGTGCCGCAGCGCCCGCACGTCGTCTACCAAGTCCTGTTCGCCGACCGGTACTTGGAAGGCAACGTCGCCAACACCCTGCGCCAGCTCGCCAAGCGCGCCAAGGAACTCGACGTGGCCGCCGTCACCGCGCGGCGCGCGGCGCAGGAGGAGCGGCACGCCGACGAGCAGGCCGCGATCGCCGCGGCCGAGGCGAAGGCGGCCCAGGCGGAGGGCATCGACCCGGTGCTCGTCGCCGCGACGTTGCGCAAGCTGCTCGACGGGCAGGACGCGATCGTCGTCGACGAGACCATCACGCACAGCCGCGTCGTCAAGCGCCATGCGCTGACCTCCGACCCCGACTCGTACTTCTATGTGCAGGGCGGGCTCGGCCAGGGCATGGCGGTCGCTCTCGGCGTCAAACTCGCCGCCGGGGACCGGCCCGTGGTGCTCACGATCGGCGACGGCGCGTTCACCTACAACCCGGTGATCCAGTCGTACGACGCCGCCAACGCGTACAGGCTGCCGGTGCTGATCGTGGTCTTCAACAACCGCGTCTACAAGTCGATGAACCTCAATCACCGCAGGTTCTACCCCGACGGCGCGGCGGCCGACACCGGCGAGTGGCTCGGCACCGACCTGCACCGGCTGCCCCGACTCGCGCAGTTCGCCGAGCCGTTCGGCATGCACACCGAGACCGTCGACGCGCCGGACGCGCTCGCCCCCGCCCTGGAGCGCGCGCTCAAGGCTGTGGCGGAGGGCACCACCGCCGTCGTCGACGTTCTCGTCACCCGCTGACCCAGGAGGCTCCCGCCACCATGACCGACACCCCAACGCCCAAGCCGGGAAAGGTCCTTGTCCCCGCCGAGGACCTGCGCACCTTCGCCGCCGCTCTCCTGGAGAAGGGCGGTCTCAGCCCCGAGCACGCGGCCACCACCGCCGATGTGTTCGTCTGGGCCGCGCTGCGCGGCGTCGACTCCCACGGCATCGCGCGCGTTCCCGCCTACCTGGAGCTGCTCGCCAAGGGCGTGGCCAACGCCAAGCCCGAGATCAAGGTCGAGTCGGGCGCGTCCGCCGTCGCCGTCCTCGACGCCGACCGCGCGCCCGGCCCGGTCGCCCTCAGCGCCGCCGCCGAGGAGGCGGTGACCCGGGCCAGGGCGGCCGGCATCGCCGCCGTGGGGGTGCGCCGCACCGTCCACACCGGCGCCATCGGCTACTACGTGTCGAAGATCGCCGAGCAGGGCCTGGTCGGCATCGCCTTCGTCGCCGGAATGCCCAACATGGGCTACACCGGAGTCAAGGGCGCCGCCGTGGCCACCAGCCCGCTCGCCATCGCCGTACCCGCCGAGGCGCACGCCCCGCTGCTCCTCGACATGGCCACCGCCACCATCGCCCTGGGCAAGATCCGCCAGGCCAAGGCGAGCGGCACCCCGCTGCCCGAGGGCGCCGCCGCCACCGAGGACGGCACTCCCACCACCGACCCTTCGATGGCGGTCATGCCGCTGCCGCTGGGCGGCGCCAAGGGGTCGGGCATGTCGCTCGCCTTCGAGCTGCTCACCAGCGTGCTGGTCGGAGCACCGATCTTCGCGGGCTTCCACTCCGACGATCCCCAGGGCCGCAAGCACCGTCAGAACGCCCTGCTCATCGCGATCGACCCGGCGGCCTTCGGCGACGCGGACAGCTTCACCGCGGCCGTCGACGGCACGCTGAGCACCCTCAAGGGGCTGACGCCGGCGGACGGCGCGGAGGGCGTGTTCTACCCCGGCGAGCGCAGCGCCTCCGTGGCGGTGCAGCGGGCCGAGAAGGGGGTGCCCGTGGCGCCGAAGGTGTGGCGGGAACTGACGGAGAGCGCGGGCAGGTTCGGCATCACGCCGCCCGAGGCCCAGTAGAGGGATTGGCACAGACTCCACGAAGGGGGATGGAGGGGCAGACGGCCGGGGCGTCCGATGTGCGCGGGCGCCCAGGCCGCCTCGTCCATTCAGGCAGGCTCAGCCGCTGCGGCGGCCTTGAGGGAGCCCGTACGCTCAACCGGCGTCGGGCTCCTAGGCGTTGAGGGCTTGCCGCACATGCCGTGCGATCAGGGCGTAGACCTCCCGGGCCTTCCCGTCGTCCTTGCCGTCGTACCCGTGATCGGCCTGGGGCACGTCATGGTGCTCGACGAGTGCTCCAGCCTGCTGAAGACGCCCGGAGTACCGCTCGCCCTCCGCCTTGAGGAGGTCGAACTCCGCCGTGATCACCAGGGCCGGGGCGATGCCCTTGAGATCGGCGGTGTCCGACGGATGGGCGGGCGACACCAGCCGGTCGGCGCGCTCGCGCGGGTCCGGCACGTACGAGGTGTCGAAGACCTCCGCCATCCACGGGCGCAGCAGCGGCTTGGCGATGGCGGCGTGCTTGTCCTTGGCGCTCGTCACGAGGTCGAGCGGCGGGTAGTGGAGAACCTGGAGCGCGATCGACGGCCCGCCCTCCTCAAGAGCCTGACGGGCCACGGCCGCGGCGAGACCGCCGCCGGCGCTCTGTCCGCCCACGG containing:
- a CDS encoding fumarylacetoacetate hydrolase family protein, giving the protein MKYTRVSVGGRAVWGRVGEEDIELLSESPLNGDPTVIGTVPRATATWLPVVVPPVFYAVGFNYPRHIEHAGAEVPSRPEVGYRANNALTGHLSPIVKPKEVAGRFEAEPELVAVIGRTLRNATQEEARKSIFGWTIGNDVSARTWQHEDRTFWRSKNSDTFKPMGPWIETDVDALAQTTTLRVNGEVRASFPTGDMVFDPFDYIVEITKHITMQPGDVLWMGAESTCQIEAGDVVDVQISGIGVLSNPVHPEGNHV
- a CDS encoding VOC family protein — encoded protein: MSNAPRYIHHVNFPTTDSDRTAEWYAKVFGMKRIMPKSNTRVVLMTRGNFDLHFTPVEEMERMAPYHFAVEVDDWDDFLAHLKELGIRHTRPIERPENQSKFCYIHDPDHTMIELVWHGKRPN
- a CDS encoding alpha/beta fold hydrolase, which gives rise to MPIADSDGTSIYYERHGSGPAILFVHGSGGHHAIWWQQVAALREEFTVVTVDLRGFGKSDSSMPEFDGQDFPGDLIAVLDQEDLTDVMLVGQSIGSVAALRAGLLRPERVSSVVLGHSLGGISHPELKELAAADRAEAVKLPVIDRLLTKKFQQERADLTFLFQQMGTFNVAKMQDLRNLDTNGPSLEDIQNSGVKVAFLAGEKDAVLSVKTVTRAHELLAGSHLEIVPDGPHSMYWETPEQYNAAVADLRRTLTAQKETA
- a CDS encoding GlcG/HbpS family heme-binding protein gives rise to the protein MSSLTLDAAEEIVDAALKRAQSLGKAVSVAVVDAGGFVISVRRSDGARPLTPDIARAKAYTAAVMQRPGKMLKKWQESQPVFFSQLSQLPGAALPIMATEGSVTIKKDGEIIGGLGIAGGTADEDQQVADDVLESLGYELEFAAWGVAGKPAEHADHAEHAENTEKGA
- a CDS encoding methionine synthase II (cobalamin-independent)-like protein; the protein is MADTFNYRIDHHGSLIRPATLLTARAAGDTEALAEAELEAVKEAVAYQRRLRTTVVTDGDFPREDFRSAVFDGVSGFRRTDEKTPDGLPRWVAESLPKANGPLLADWAGRLAELTVIAPKASLPSPAYLAATTFEPELAASGGPASARELGEALAEIIHAEIELLVSRGVRLIQLNNPLLLGHIAADPAAAGALSFEDALAVEALAVRLDERPEGVRIGVSPGWQAPAAVDRVRAERLYGEVPADRWILPYDKGTAAELDLLRALPEDRDACLGVVDATAPELEDLDTVLARIDAGAELKDIEDMALAPSRGFADSAARPLLGAEDQRRKLVLIETLARYCWGNEF
- a CDS encoding putative quinol monooxygenase yields the protein MAFAVVAHYRCAPADEATVRAALLKMRDLTPTEPANLAYEVHAEVDQPGSFMLYEQYTDRAGFEAHKAADHFAELIVGCVLPLLTERTVTFAEVL
- a CDS encoding aldehyde dehydrogenase family protein → MRTLETLSGGEWVATGEWIDVHDPSDLRIPVARVPALSAADVTRAYDHAEQGFAVWKRTSPFERARIMTEAARLLRERVEQIAEDVATEMGKTRAEATGETIKAADFLEYYAGIARQGYGTLVHDVRPDTRTHHQREPLGIVLAITPWNDPLITPARKLAPCLAAGNAAILKPATDTPQAALHFARALHDAGLPAGVLNVVTGRGAQISEPLLSDPRLAALTFTGSNEVGEALRARLAATNVRFQGELGGKNATVVLADADLSAAAKAVVAAGFAQAGQRCTATSRVIVERSVYEEFTALLLAEAAALRVGPGLAEGTTMGPLVSAKQRDSVVSDIERAVKQGATVLAGGDQPADEALGHGCYVNPTVLGDVTPDLDIWREEVFGPVVALRPVDSFEEAVEAVNDSVFGLAAAVFTQNLGAAYRFADEAECGQIAVNTTTSGWDVHHPFGGFRDSGSPFKEQGEEALRFYTRVKTVAIHFGA
- the lhgO gene encoding L-2-hydroxyglutarate oxidase; its protein translation is MADETIGIVGAGIVGLATGREIALRRPGTRVVVLEKEQQVAVHQTGHNSGVVHAGIYYAPGSLKADLCVRGVSVLREYCQDRGLPYEEIGKLVVAVRQDELGRMESLYERARNNHVPDLRKISKEEIKELEPHAGGIAALHSPRTAITDYPAIAREFAKDIEASGGEVRLGFPVTSITNVPGGIEVGSGQERVRVDRLILCAGLHSDSVAKLAQDKKEPKIIPFRGEYMLLRPERTDLVRGLIYPVPDPRYPFLGVHFTPRVDGSVEVGPNAVLALAKEGYKLSRVSLKDLAGLAAYPGAWKMAAQHWKTGIKEYRGSLSMASFMKDAKLYVPGVGVPDVVRGGAGVRAQALDPDGTLVDDFRIHQTGRITAVRNAPSPAATASMAIAEHIAGAVFGDARAT
- a CDS encoding amidohydrolase family protein, which produces MFVVDTQIHIWKEETPDRPWVPGARERIRLNGHREEAFSYEEALELMDEAGINRALILPPSWEGNRIDYALEACEAHPDRFGIMARVPQDNEVEGTAMLKDFAQNPHIKGTRLTFHRPQDRNWMIDGTNDWYWPVAEELAVPTMVHAPIWKRELGQIAAKHPGLKIIIDHMGIMARCVDDAIGYWVAETADLAKHPNIYVKVSALPGYSTQPFPNKNIEQYVREMVDKMGPERCFYGTDITRLLGHGITYTDTVEQFTKHYDFTPEELEWIMGRGISEVLDWPIEG
- a CDS encoding thiamine pyrophosphate-dependent enzyme translates to MTDTKNTPGVDGGDAVVSAFNAVGADYIFCSSGSEWAPVWESLARRHRDGEPAPEYLDLTHETVAVGMATGYGLVTRRPQAVLLHAAPGLLQGSMAVHGALLAGVPMVVTSSESTTYGDGPGQDPGGQWYRNLSIVGGPHQIAQPFTKWSNEAASVHTLPTMITRAAELAWRAPAGPAYLNIPLEILLEEWDGREAKPIVPPGSTHSSPEEVDPVAQMIREAKNPVIVTETAGREAGGFEALVAFAEAWNIPVVEPDSAVCGNFPRTHPLHAGSDIGPWMDEADLILLVNCRAPFYPPSRRPSKAQIVVIDEVPQRPHVVYQVLFADRYLEGNVANTLRQLAKRAKELDVAAVTARRAAQEERHADEQAAIAAAEAKAAQAEGIDPVLVAATLRKLLDGQDAIVVDETITHSRVVKRHALTSDPDSYFYVQGGLGQGMAVALGVKLAAGDRPVVLTIGDGAFTYNPVIQSYDAANAYRLPVLIVVFNNRVYKSMNLNHRRFYPDGAAADTGEWLGTDLHRLPRLAQFAEPFGMHTETVDAPDALAPALERALKAVAEGTTAVVDVLVTR
- a CDS encoding Ldh family oxidoreductase, with the translated sequence MTDTPTPKPGKVLVPAEDLRTFAAALLEKGGLSPEHAATTADVFVWAALRGVDSHGIARVPAYLELLAKGVANAKPEIKVESGASAVAVLDADRAPGPVALSAAAEEAVTRARAAGIAAVGVRRTVHTGAIGYYVSKIAEQGLVGIAFVAGMPNMGYTGVKGAAVATSPLAIAVPAEAHAPLLLDMATATIALGKIRQAKASGTPLPEGAAATEDGTPTTDPSMAVMPLPLGGAKGSGMSLAFELLTSVLVGAPIFAGFHSDDPQGRKHRQNALLIAIDPAAFGDADSFTAAVDGTLSTLKGLTPADGAEGVFYPGERSASVAVQRAEKGVPVAPKVWRELTESAGRFGITPPEAQ
- a CDS encoding alpha/beta hydrolase fold domain-containing protein → MSLLARPAVAAFAAKSMQRLALMADRRPSGRGSAAASHDRLPEFPRTVRELTVPTSFGAARVVVYLPKSEGPPPPVHVNFHGGGYVLPLTELDDPLCRCLAAEAGVAVVNVDYVVAPQHPFPAPPRQAFEVVRWIAGHGGEHGWDGSRLSVGGQSAGGGLAAAVARQALEEGGPSIALQVLHYPPLDLVTSAKDKHAAIAKPLLRPWMAEVFDTSYVPDPRERADRLVSPAHPSDTADLKGIAPALVITAEFDLLKAEGERYSGRLQQAGALVEHHDVPQADHGYDGKDDGKAREVYALIARHVRQALNA